From a region of the Hemibagrus wyckioides isolate EC202008001 linkage group LG06, SWU_Hwy_1.0, whole genome shotgun sequence genome:
- the LOC131355134 gene encoding zinc finger protein 239 produces the protein MTGESPCVVTQHSDGGVKEEDTHESETCSGPPSSETQEQDASLTSDQATHSDRRLCKGGADKPYTCPTCSKTFATSSHLALHVCTRTGDRKHERSRYRCRKHACAKAFARPSQLVRHMAVHVGEKPFKCPDCGRCFGRGSHLETHRRLHTGEKPFKCSVCGKSFTQKSGLIVHVRKHTGERPYKCDKCSESFRTAAHLLSHQAVEAGEGRHACATCRKSFRTVSALRQHEKIHRELHDSFTHTCSVCSGSFVCTSELHSELHDTESAMCVFHCSVCNVVFTDMATFENHCEKHQREKNVYGVEEHELDEEEDEEEEEEAGKRKNSARDPPFRPHVATSATRYTSEVSTRSKTRARSSAEGLN, from the coding sequence ATGACAGGTGAAAGCCCGTGTGTTGTGACGCAACACTCAGACGGAGGTGTTAAGGAAGAGGACACACACGAATCTGAGACATGCTCAGGACCTCCCAGTTCTGAGACGCAGGAACAGGATGCGAGTCTGACCTCTGACCAGGCCACGCATTCTGACAGGCGTCTCTGTAAAGGAGGAGCAGATAAACCGTACACGTGTCCGACTTGCAGCAAGACTTTTGCCACATCGTCACACCTGGCTCTCCACGTGTGCACACGCACCGGTGACAGGAAACATGAGAGAAGCAGGTACAGGTGCAGGAAGCACGCCTGTGCCAAGGCGTTCGCTCGGCCGTCTCAGCTGGTGCGCCACATGGCTGTCCACGTGGGTGAGAAACCCTTCAAGTGTCCGGATTGCGGCAGGTGTTTTGGACGTGGTTCGCACCTGGAGACCCATCGGCGgctccacacaggtgagaagCCGTTCAAGTGCAGCGTGTGCGGCAAATCGTTCACACAGAAGTCCGGCCTCATCGTACACGTCAGAAAGCACACGGGCGAGCGGCCTTACAAATGTGACAAGTGCAGCGAGTCTTTTCGCACCGCGGCTCACCTTCTCTCCCATCAGGCTGTCGAGGCGGGAGAGGGCCGACACGCCTGCGCCACGTGCCGTAAGAGCTTCAGAACCGTTTCAGCGCTCAGGCAGCATGAGAAGATCCACAGAGAGTTGCAcgattccttcacacacacatgcagcgtGTGTTCTGGTTCTTTCGTTTGCACCAGTGAACTTCACAGCGAGCTCCATGACACCGAGTCGGCCATGTGCGTCTTCCACTGCAGTGTCTGTAACGTGGTTTTCACAGACATGGCCACCTTTGAGAATCACTGTGAGAAgcatcagagagaaaaaaatgtgtacGGAGTAGAGGAGCACGAGCTGGAtgaagaagaggatgaagaagaagaggaggaggcgggaaaaagaaagaacagtgCTCGAGACCCACCCTTTCGGCCACACGTGGCGACATCAGCGACACGCTACACGTCTGAGGTCAGCACACGCTCCAAAACCCGAGCCAGGAGCAGTGCAGAGGGATTAAATTga